The nucleotide sequence TTATAGGCTTGATCACAGCTATGCTCGGCGGTAGGCCAGGAATGATTTCCGGTGCTACTGGCGCTATTGCTGTTGTGGTGGTCGCCTTGGTGGTGAGCCATGGAGTAGAATACCTATTTGCTGCAGTTATTTTAATGGGGATCATCCAGATTTTGGTGGGCGTATTAAAACTTGGAAAATTGATCCGGTTGGTTCCTCACCCAGTAATGTATGGGTTTGTCAATGGATTGGCGGTGATAATTTTCACTTCCCAATTTGAGCAGTTTAAAATCCAAACAGCTCCAGGCGTGAAAGAATGGATTTCAGGTCCTCCATTATACATTATGCTGGGCTTAGTAATCCTTACTATGATCATCATAAAATTCTTACCCAAAGTCACTAAAGTCATTCCTTCTGCCCTAGCGGCGATATTGGTCATTTCAGGCATAGTTATTTTTGGAGGTGTGGACACCAAAACTGTTGGGGATATGGCTTCTATATCAGGTGGACTACCGGAATTTCATCTTCCCATGGTGCCTTTAAATTGGGACACCTTGATGGTGGTACTTCCCTATTCTGCTATCATGGCAGCCGTGGGGCTCATTGAAAGCCTTTTGACCCTTACCTTGGTAGACGAAATCACAGAAACTCGTGGAAACGGGAATAAAGAGTGTATCGCCCAGGGCATGGCCAATGTCACCACAGGTTTCTTTGGCGGAATGGGTGGCTGTGCCATGATCGGCCAAAGCCTGATCAACGTCAATGCTGGCGGTAGAAACAGAATTTCAGGCATTGTGGCAGCTTGTGGTTTGCTGACATTTATACTCTTCTTTTCATCTTATATTGAAATGATCCCAATGGCCGCATTGGTGGGATTAATGTTTATGGTCGCCATAGGGACATTTGAATGGGCATCCCTGAAGATTTTCAAAAAAGTACCTTTCACCGATGTATTGGTCATGATTGTAGTGACCTTGGTAACTATCTTCTTGCACAACTTGGCCTTGGCTGTATTGGTTGGAGTGATCATCTCAGCCTTGGTATTTGCTTGGGAAAATTCCAAGATGATCCGTGCCAGAAAAACCATTGATAAAAATGGTGTAAAACACTATGAAATCTATGGTCCTCTATTCTTTGCCTCTGCATTGACCTTTGGTGAAAAATTTGACCCTACCAACGATCCAGATGAGATCATCATCGATTTTGCAGAGAGTCGCATTGTGGACCATTCAGGTATAGATGCAGTTCATAAGGTAACCGAAAGATACAATAAGGTAGGCAAAACGGTCTATATCCGTCATCTAAGCACAAGTTCCAAAACCTTATTGGAAAAAGCCGAAAAAATCATCAATGTCAACTATGCAGATGACGATCCTAGTTATAAAATTGTAATGGATTGATCCATTATAACCTAATAAAATACTTAGCAGCGGTTTTAAAATCGCTGCTTTTTTTTGCCCATACGGAATTCCAAGTACATGAACGAATCTCTGTCAGTCAAACTGAAACGCATTATATCCAAACACCTACTCCTCAAAAAGCACTTAATTTCAAGTCATTACATGTCCATAAGTACTTCTTGAATTGTGAAAAATATGATTAATTTTAGATACTGATCTATCAATATTTTAACCCAAATGCCATGAATGTCTACAAAGTACCTTTATGCTATCAATAAGCATGCAGAAGATAAAGCAGAAAGTATGACTAAATATGGAGTTCCTCTTGGGCTACGCACGCACACGGGTGGCTCTATATTATTAAAATGTATTTCTTAAAAACACTAATGAATGACAAAAATCATTGCTAGCCCAAATTGTGGAAACTCCCCTAAAATGGCTTTCCTAAAAGAGTTTAATATTGCTTTTGCTAAGGGCAATATTGATTACTTGATCGAAAGCGTATCTGACGAAATTGTTTGGCACATCGTCGGCGACAAAGAAATCGCCGGAAAGGAGATGTTTAGAAGTGAAATGGAAAATATGAAAACAAACAAAGTGGTCGAACTAACTTTATACCAAATCTTATCCCACGGAAAAGAAGGGGCAGTAAACGGATCAATGAAAATGCATGATGGAAAGGAATATGCATTTTCCGATTTTTACCAATTTAGTGGCGCAAAAGGTAAACTCATTAAATCAATAACTTCATATATAATTAAAATGAAATAAAAAAAGCCAGCTTGAAATCAATCAAGCTGGC is from Echinicola marina and encodes:
- a CDS encoding SulP family inorganic anion transporter, with amino-acid sequence MTQMFFNLFRPKQSTLKDEVLSGLTVALALVPEAVAFSLIAQVSPLIGLYTAFFIGLITAMLGGRPGMISGATGAIAVVVVALVVSHGVEYLFAAVILMGIIQILVGVLKLGKLIRLVPHPVMYGFVNGLAVIIFTSQFEQFKIQTAPGVKEWISGPPLYIMLGLVILTMIIIKFLPKVTKVIPSALAAILVISGIVIFGGVDTKTVGDMASISGGLPEFHLPMVPLNWDTLMVVLPYSAIMAAVGLIESLLTLTLVDEITETRGNGNKECIAQGMANVTTGFFGGMGGCAMIGQSLINVNAGGRNRISGIVAACGLLTFILFFSSYIEMIPMAALVGLMFMVAIGTFEWASLKIFKKVPFTDVLVMIVVTLVTIFLHNLALAVLVGVIISALVFAWENSKMIRARKTIDKNGVKHYEIYGPLFFASALTFGEKFDPTNDPDEIIIDFAESRIVDHSGIDAVHKVTERYNKVGKTVYIRHLSTSSKTLLEKAEKIINVNYADDDPSYKIVMD
- a CDS encoding nuclear transport factor 2 family protein; this translates as MTKIIASPNCGNSPKMAFLKEFNIAFAKGNIDYLIESVSDEIVWHIVGDKEIAGKEMFRSEMENMKTNKVVELTLYQILSHGKEGAVNGSMKMHDGKEYAFSDFYQFSGAKGKLIKSITSYIIKMK